From one Lycium ferocissimum isolate CSIRO_LF1 chromosome 7, AGI_CSIRO_Lferr_CH_V1, whole genome shotgun sequence genomic stretch:
- the LOC132064852 gene encoding reticulon-like protein B11 isoform X1, producing the protein MGDNRQSFVHHALGGGPVADMLLWRRWCASVTLLVSSTALWILFEKAGYNVLSFIANVMLLLVVILFFWAKSASLLNRPLPPIPDLEVHEESVVKAADSMRVWINHVLMIAHDIAIGGNLKLFVKVALGLWLISYVGSFFNLLTFIYMGVLFSLSVPLLYDKYQDQIDDKLIIAQKVIQTQYRKIDENVLRKISRSSNKEKKTQ; encoded by the exons ATGGGAGATAATCGTCAGTCTTTTGTTCATCATGCTCTTGGTGGCGGCCCag tggCGGATATGCTGTTGTGGAGGAGATGGTGTGCTAGTGTTACTCTTCTTGTTAGTTCCACTGCACTTTGGATTCTGTTTGAGAAAGCTGGCTATAATGTCCTTTCCTTTATTGCCAATGTTATGTTGCTTCTAGTTGTTATTCTCTTCTTCTGGGCTAAATCTGCCTCACTTCTTAACAG GCCTTTACCTCCGATCCCTGATTTGGAGGTTCACGAGGAATCTGTGGTGAAGGCTGCTGACTCGATGCGTGTTTGGATCAATCATGTCCTGATGATTGCCCATGATATTGCTATTGGTGGGAATTTAAAACTTTTTGTTAAG GTTGCTCTTGGATTGTGGCTGATATCTTATGTTGGTAGTTTTTTCAACTTGCTCACTTTCATCTACATGG GAGTTCTTTTTAGCTTGTCTGTGCCTCTGTTGTATGACAAGTACCAAGATCAAATTGATGACAAGCTTATTATAGCACAAAAGGTCATTCAGACACAGTACAGGAAAATTGACGAGAATGTACTGAGAAAGATTTCAAGGTCTTCAAATAAGGAAAAGAAGACTCAGTAA
- the LOC132064852 gene encoding reticulon-like protein B11 isoform X2, whose translation MHQFMADMLLWRRWCASVTLLVSSTALWILFEKAGYNVLSFIANVMLLLVVILFFWAKSASLLNRPLPPIPDLEVHEESVVKAADSMRVWINHVLMIAHDIAIGGNLKLFVKVALGLWLISYVGSFFNLLTFIYMGVLFSLSVPLLYDKYQDQIDDKLIIAQKVIQTQYRKIDENVLRKISRSSNKEKKTQ comes from the exons ATGCATCAATTCA tggCGGATATGCTGTTGTGGAGGAGATGGTGTGCTAGTGTTACTCTTCTTGTTAGTTCCACTGCACTTTGGATTCTGTTTGAGAAAGCTGGCTATAATGTCCTTTCCTTTATTGCCAATGTTATGTTGCTTCTAGTTGTTATTCTCTTCTTCTGGGCTAAATCTGCCTCACTTCTTAACAG GCCTTTACCTCCGATCCCTGATTTGGAGGTTCACGAGGAATCTGTGGTGAAGGCTGCTGACTCGATGCGTGTTTGGATCAATCATGTCCTGATGATTGCCCATGATATTGCTATTGGTGGGAATTTAAAACTTTTTGTTAAG GTTGCTCTTGGATTGTGGCTGATATCTTATGTTGGTAGTTTTTTCAACTTGCTCACTTTCATCTACATGG GAGTTCTTTTTAGCTTGTCTGTGCCTCTGTTGTATGACAAGTACCAAGATCAAATTGATGACAAGCTTATTATAGCACAAAAGGTCATTCAGACACAGTACAGGAAAATTGACGAGAATGTACTGAGAAAGATTTCAAGGTCTTCAAATAAGGAAAAGAAGACTCAGTAA
- the LOC132064855 gene encoding uncharacterized protein LOC132064855 yields the protein MKEEEVNRCQIQEWYPRFKSDSIKTMIHELPESFVEYLTNDHGPFLLPLSIDDDDALPNRIHKPEEEEDFEVSEGSEDESERPSPPPSFPELETKIKESIMALGGSVFPKLNWSAPKDAAWISSTGNLCCNSFSEVALLLRASDSLIHDLCHVYDSCSDKTVSRPSKFFLALRKWYSSLRPEMEFRCFVRNGILLGVSQREVTGFYPGLLEKKDELITIIQAFFNYKVKGNFESESYTFDVYVTNDERVKLLDFNPWAAFTLPLLFTWEELEDKLREEGDCLEFRIVESQCGVRPGLKTAVPYDYLDTSPGSGWDEFLRKADEQLAQQIRSPQADA from the coding sequence atgaaagaggAAGAAGTAAATAGGTGCCAGATTCAGGAGTGGTACCCCAGATTTAAATCTGATTCCATAAAGACAATGATTCATGAGCTACCCGAATCCTTTGTAGAGTACCTTACCAATGATCACGGTCCATTCCTTCTCCCTCTTtctattgatgatgatgatgcacTGCCTAATAGGATCCATAAACCTGAAGAAGAGGAGGACTTTGAAGTATCTGAAGGGTCGGAAGACGAATCAGAACGACCATCACCTCCTCCTTCTTTCCCGGAACTGGAAACGAAGATCAAGGAATCTATAATGGCCCTTGGGGGTTCTGTCTTCCCTAAGCTTAATTGGAGCGCACCAAAAGATGCTGCATGGATCAGTTCAACTGGGAATCTTTGTTGCAACTCTTTCAGTGAGGTTGCACTATTACTACGGGCATCGGATTCTCTAATCCATGATCTATGCCATGTGTATGATTCGTGCAGTGATAAGACTGTCTCGAGGCCCTCAAAGTTTTTCCTTGCACTTCGAAAATGGTACTCATCCCTGCGCCCCGAGATGGAATTTCGCTGCTTTGTACGCAATGGGATCCTTTTGGGGGTCTCCCAGCGCGAGGTGACTGGATTCTATCCTGGTCTTCTTGAGAAGAAAGACGAGTTGATAACAATAATCCAGGCATTTTTCAATTATAAGGTGAAGGGAAATTTTGAATCAGAAAGTTATACATTTGATGTATATGTCACAAATGATGAACGAGTTAAGCTTTTGGATTTCAATCCTTGGGCCGCATTTACCTTACCTTTGCTTTTCACCTGGGAGGAATTGGAAGATAAATTGAGGGAAGAGGGAGATTGCTTGGAGTTTAGAATTGTAGAAAGCCAGTGTGGGGTCCGTCCTGGTTTGAAAACCGCTGTTCCTTATGATTACCTAGATACTAGTCCAGGTAGTGGTTGGGATGAGTTTCTCAGAAAGGCTGATGAGCAATTGGCACAACAGATCAGGTCTCCTCAAGCAGATGCTTGA
- the LOC132064856 gene encoding protein TIC 21, chloroplastic encodes MQTLLLPAGRPGIGTAPFALPPTGKPLAGRPNNALISSLPFSFLQKEPLNLPQLSKRTRILASSPVSTPYTSPNEDPEKAKLLQVAKRLQDTARYFKRLGTLGFWGQLVCTLVAAVILSFSVVITGKITSPFTFYSTAAGIAAAFISVFWSFGYLRLSEKLRRSANEPSKAPPRADVVKSLRNGIVVNLLGMGAAILGNQATVGLLVAKALTTSTNPYQGLTPGSSPVLALDVFLVQASANTVVSHFLGLVFSLELLRSVTLPTSEGIPVPRAA; translated from the exons ATGCAAACTTTACTCTTGCCGGCGGGTCGCCCCGGCATCGGAACTGCTCCATTTGCTCTTCCACCTACCGGAAAACCATTAGCCGGACGACCAAATAATGCCCTAATTTCATCATTACCGTTTTCCTTTTTGCAAAAAGAGCCACTTAATTTGCCTCAATTGAGCAAAAGGACCAGAATATTAGCTTCTTCTCCCGTTTCTACACCCTACACTTCCCCAAATGAAGATCCTGAAAAAGCCAAGTTGCTTCAG GTTGCAAAAAGACTACAGGATACAGCAAGGTACTTCAAAAGATTGGGTACGCTAGGGTTTTGGGGACAGCTGGTATGTACGCTTGTTGCTGCAGTGATCCTTTCGTTTTCGGTTGTGATTACGGGGAAGATTACATCGCCCTTCACATTCTATTCAACTGCGGCTGGAATTGCAGCTGCTTTTATTTCAGTATTTTGGTCATTCGGCTATCTTCGTTTGTCTGAAAAGCTTCGGAGGTCAGCTAATGAGCCTTCAAAG GCTCCTCCTCGTGCTGATGTTGTGAAAAGCTTGAGAAACGGAATAGTGGTGAACCTTCTGGGAATGGGTGCCGCTATACTTGGCAATCAAGCAACTGTAGGTTTATTGGTGGCTAAGGCTCTTACCACATCAACTAATCCTTACCAGGGTTTGACTCCTGGGAGCAGCCCTGTGCTTGCTTTGGATGTATTTCTCGTTCAG GCATCAGCAAATACCGTCGTTTCACACTTTCTAGGTCTGGTATTCTCATTGGAGCTGCTGCGCTCAGTCACCTTACCAACTTCAGAAGGCATTCCGGTTCCAAGGGCTGCATGA
- the LOC132064857 gene encoding probable LRR receptor-like serine/threonine-protein kinase At4g37250 produces MMSHWSFGVFFFLLLSCPSFGLNIDGTLLLSFKYSILDDPLSVLDNWDYNDATPCLWTGVTCAPDKFRVTSLVLPNSKLLGSIPEQLGFIQHLHTIDLSNNILNGTLPISLLNASELQVLNLSVNAFAGNVPKKLTSLQNLKVVSLRNNLFSGTVPSGFQFVEVLDLSSNLLNGTLPDEFGGDSLKYLNLSSNKLSGLVSPQFAKKIPVNATIDLSFNNLTGEIPESNALLNQKTEFFQGNTDLCGKPLKKLCTIPSTLSSPPNISTDNPPAIAAIPKEINSTPVQDSNGTTESSAQDQKQHGLKPGTIVGIIVGDLAGVGVLAIVFLYVYKLKKKKANEDNKDQKYNKTPQPEVVVVVKEKDTTTTSTTRSSSFPSWPCLTIIQGEEISDTDDSKNQESEDQVEYETEQKNEKNRKLVMVDGETELELENLLKASAYVLGSSGPSIVYKAVLEDGTAFAVRRIGESGVEKLKEFERQVKVINKLRHPNLVRIRGFYWGDDEKLVIYDYVTNGSLANVGYRKVGSSPYHLSYEVRFKIAKGIARGLTYIHEKRHVHGNIKPSNVLLTPDMEPIISDLGLHGLMHGKNSCKPDNSARHFGSKRSTSSRDGLHDQPVHGSPCIAPAGFVGCTSPYHAPESLQSVKPSPKWDVYSFGIVLLELLTGKVFSDRELSQWTTGSVVDDKNRVLRMADVAIRADVESREETTVSLFKLGFSCASLNPQKRPTMKYALHVLDKVPGYSHY; encoded by the exons ATGATGAGCCATTGGTCATTTGGAgtctttttcttccttcttttatcATGTCCTTCGTTTGGTCTCAACATAGATGGAACTCTCTTGTTGTCTTTCAAATACTCTATTCTTGATGACCCTTTATCAGTTCTTGATAATTGGGATTATAATGATGCAACCCCATGTTTATGGACTGGTGTAACTTGTGCACCTGACAAGTTTAGAGTCACAAGTTTAGTCctcccaaattctaaacttctTGGCTCTATTCCAGAACAATTAGGCTTCATTCAACACCTTCATACTATTGATCTTTCAAATAATATCTTGAATGGAACTCTTCCCATTTCACTTCTCAATGCTTCTGAACTACAAGTCCTAAATCTTTCTGTCAACGCATTTGCTGGAAATGTTCCAAAAAAGTTAACTTCTTTGCAGAATTTAAAAGTTGTTTCTTTGAGGAACAACTTATTTTCTGGCACAGTACCAAGTGGATTTCAGTTTGTTGAAGTTCTTGATCTTTCTTCTAACTTGTTAAATGGAACATTACCTGATGAATTTGGTGGTGATAGTTTGAAATACTTGAACCTTTCTTCAAACAAGCTATCAGGTTTAGTGTCACCACAATTTGCCAAGAAAATCCCAGTAAATGCAACAATTGATCTTTCTTTCAACAACCTAACAGGTGAAATCCCAGAATCAAATGCCTTACTAAACCAGAAAACAGAGTTTTTTCAAGGAAATACAGATCTTTGTGGCAAACCATTAAAGAAACTGTGCACAATCCCTTCAACACTTTCATCTCCACCTAATATCTCCACTGATAATCCACCAGCAATTGCAGCCATTCCAAAAGAAATTAACTCAACCCCAGTTCAAGATTCAAATGGAACAACAGAAAGTTCAGCTCAAGATCAAAAACAACATGGGCTTAAACCCGGAACCATAGTTGGAATCATAGTTGGTGATTTGGCTGGTGTTGGAGTTCTTGCTATTGTCTTTCTTTATGTCtacaaattgaagaagaaaaaagcaaATGAAGACAACAAAGaccaaaaatacaacaaaacTCCACAACCAGAAGTAGTAGtagttgtaaaagaaaaagatactACAACTACTAGTACTACAAGAAGTTCAAGTTTTCCTAGTTGGCCATGCTTGACCATAATCCAAGGTGAAGAAATTTCAGATACTGATGACAGCAAAAACCAAGAAAGTGAAGACCAAGTTGAGTATGAAACAGAacagaaaaatgagaaaaacagGAAATTAGTGATGGTGGATGGTGAAACAGAATTAGAGCTAGAGAATTTATTGAAAGCTTCAGCTTATGTGTTGGGGTCAAGTGGACCTAGCATAGTTTACAAAGCTGTGTTAGAAGATGGGACTGCATTTGCTGTTAGGAGAATTGGAGAAAGTGGTGTggaaaaattgaaggaattTGAGCGACAAGTTAAAGTCATTAACAAGCTAAGGCATCCAAATCTTGTTCGTATTAGAGGGTTCTATTGGGGAGATGATGAGAAATTGGTCATCTATGATTATGTTACTAATGGAAGCTTAGCCAATGTTGGTTACA GAAAAGTTGGTTCCTCTCCTTACCATTTATCATATGAGGTCAGGTTCAAGATAGCAAAAGGAATTGCAAGAGGATTGACCTACATCCACGAGAAGAGACACGTGCATGGCAATATAAAACCTAGCAACGTTCTCTTAACACCAGACATGGAGCCTATAATAAGTGACCTTGGACTCCATGGGCTAATGCATGGTAAAAATAGCTGCAAACCGGACAATTCGGCCCGGCATTTTGGTAGTAAGCGGTCCACGTCCTCTCGGGACGGTTTACATGATCAACCGGTTCATGGCAGCCCTTGCATTGCCCCGGCCGGGTTCGTGGGGTGTACATCCCCATACCACGCGCCCGAGTCGCTGCAGAGCGTCAAGCCTAGCCCTAAATGGGATGTTTACTCATTTGGGATTGTGTTGCTTGAGCTTCTAACCGGGAAAGTATTCTCGGACAGGGAGTTAAGCCAGTGGACCACCGGTTCAGTTGTGGATGACAAGAACCGGGTTTTGAGGATGGCTGATGTGGCAATTCGGGCTGATGTGGAGAGCAGGGAAGAGACCACGGTGTCATTGTTTAAGTTAGGGTTTAGTTGTGCATCATTGAATCCACAAAAAAGGCCTACAATGAAATATGCCCTTCATGTGCTTGACAAAGTACCAGGCTATTCACATTACTAA